The Nicotiana tomentosiformis chromosome 9, ASM39032v3, whole genome shotgun sequence genome contains the following window.
gccatgtacttgggtagagttgtaaatgacttatcccagttaccataaataatttcaaatgcacgtttgcgcccgagaaatgcctttcttttggtaatggtatgaccatattcctggtggactgatgtaatgcactctttgattttataccttatggacgcttcaaggtgtggaataaggacaagagaaatcaagtcaatatccaagttttagtgattcccattgaatgtgtccatttcacatatGTGGGTGGGAATATATTTACCCACTTTTCACAGATCTGTGTTCTTTTTGCTTGCATGCAGCATCCAATGAAAACCCGTAAATCATCTGCGACAAACGACCTTGTATACATTCGGACTTGActcccataccgtcatctcacgatactcttttacgctgtacattttcgccgccctgcttaggcgcactttatcaggaaaaagcatgccctttgccagcaccgttggtctagaatcatcccacattgctgtccgaatttcatcaaaatcccttatgagagcatccacatccggcatacttggcaagttATCAAGGTAGGAAATCTTCTTTGAATGAAACGACACTtaggactcgtacactcttggtctaacggggggtggagcatactccctcgtcaaatcaggtccttcattctcttcctcctcgtcACCATCCTCACGGGGGAAGGGTGTGTCGTCTCCGAAATtatcggcattgttgtcataatcattgTTCTCTTCCTCACTCTGTGCATCTGCTAGATCCCAATTTAATATGTCATCTTCGGGCAATTGAATGAGGACAGGTGGTTcaacttgctcgttttcactgcacaaacaacaaaataataagctactgaaattaataaatactttccatatagttgtatcacttcacttacaagtcgtAATGTATTGACATTTCTTGATGGgcattatcctgttggtgatgactctcgaatagaccaccatgatccaacacaccagaactacgcatattccaactAGGCGTGGGTTTATAACTTGTAAAAGTCATATCTGGacggtaccccctgtggaatatatgagtgttaatacaaatttaatacaaaaaaaatatatatcgaaacactaaggaaaattgaagtttaccacttgtcttgtagattatgtaaagcaggagagaaattatttcctcgctcctcattcacCCGTAgtgataagtttaaatcagggAACACTTTTTCATCCGGAACCTGTCCGGCAAAAATTGCTCCAGAATAAtcacccgatgactgagggttatccctactatgcgcaacctcattattgcgaacgtctttgaccttgacgtacatttccaacatttttattacAAGAAATTTCTGGTAttcggagtcctcaaaaaatctctcaaagtttcatcatcgtcgatgttaaactcagcgtaacaagcaaccccttgcggagtgacggaatacggatatcttccggttactttaaagTTCACTGAACGTTTCCTCACactcattttattacataacaacgataccaatctatcgtactccattgtatgTGACAACTTAACATAACattgtggagataaactatagctcacagagttattcgccaccacaacctcaccctcccaatataatgaaacccttacttttcgctcttcagacattatgaaaaaatgcttgagaatttaacaagaagaaaaatttgaacgagagttaggaatattttttaatggatttttgtaaaatcctaacgcatttaaataaggcaatgcctagCTCGATGGGCTGAATTTTTTTcggtatagcgctcttttaaagagcgctatacccatttgaattattgttatatcAGTTAAACGCAGGAGatttattggtgggcccacaaaacAGGTATAGCGCGGCTATATAACGCGCTATGTATATAGCGCgatttaaaagagcgttatatatatatatatatatatatatatatagcgctcttttaaagagcgctatactttaacggccAAAACTCTGTTAAAgcatagcgctctttaaaagagcgatatatataaaaatatcactatttttttttaaacacacatttttgtcacacttgtccaaaagaaccacaaatgAGTTCCGGACTcgacgaccaaatagggcgccccgtgcaatttttacTGCTTAAATTGGGTTGCCGAAATAGGCTATCTGTGAACTTCCGGAGCCCAATTGAACCTTGGCAGGAAACGTCATCCTCTCGATTTGTTTTGCATCTTATCCtgtaaaggaaaaaataaaatcatACGAGAACcaaaaaaaacaaaaggaaaataaTTCTAAACATCATGCAGTGCGTTTAATTGTGAACCAATCAAAGAGAAGACTATATATCTATATCCAAGCAAAACAAAAGAGTGTTTCTTGTCTGCAAAAATGGCAGCTACTTCACTCTCACTGAGTCTTCCCTGGGCAGCGATAACTAATAGGGTCAGTGCAGAAGCGAACACTCTGAATAGGCATGCGAACATTATCGCATGCTCAGCATCAGAAAACACATTCTCTCATCAAGAGAGTAAGTCAACTATCTTTGAGGTAAAAGCTTATATATCAACCGTTTAGTGTTGATTTTAACCAAATAGTTTTGAATTACTCTGTTTCAGGAAGTGGCATGAGGAGGCCATTTCTATGGGGAGTAGGAGCTCTTTTATTACCCACGAGTCCCCTTCTGGCTCAAGGTACTCACTCACTCTgttataattagattaatttgtCTTTTCTTCTTGGAGAATTTATCACATGATGTCTGCAGGAAAACCAGAAAACTATGAAATCTTTGTTGACAAACAAGATGGCTATTCATATTACTATCCATCagattggagggtatgtatgtatgtatgatactttttaattttttgaaattattttctttGACTTACTTTGTTAGGACAGGAATTTGATTTCAGAGGTCACGATTCTGCATTTAAGGACAGATATCTACAACTGCAAAATGTCCGACTAAGTTTTATACCAACTGATAAATCAGATATCCGTGATTTAGGGCCAATCGAAGAGGTAAATATTGGCTATTCCTCTATGTAGATGCAATAAAAATATGTATGTGATGCTTGCTGATTCTTCCTTACTTTGAAAAGGTTGTGGCCAACCTGGTAAAACATGTTTACTCTGCACCAAATCAGGTGGCAAACATAATGGAAATGAGGGAGGTATGATCTCTCTCTATTAAtatttgtttaccctaaaaatcggataacaattgaatttatacgcagttttaagtatacgtgatataacttgatacaaattaagGAAACAGATTAGAATTTAAATTGGCAATAAAAGAATAAATGTAAACCACACAAATCGAATAGCCttacgccaaactgtttaccaaaTCGAACAGCCTTGGCCCTCGAGTTCGATCACCCTTGAACCAAGAGATGTCTCCACTAATATATGAACAGAATAACAAGATGAATAAAAGCTAGAAAATGACAGTATATTGCATTATGTTGCGTCATACCCCCTtatatatagtagaggagtcctactcttgatacaattctatacaaggtaaaaaatctcatgatttgctaataaatcggcctatccttgatacgtgccgagaatTCCGCCGTGATCTACAACCGATCGCGGATATTTCGTCCTTCTATTATTCGGCTCGGCAAATTTTCCTCGATCTCGTTTGACCTCGATTTTGTTCGATGACATGGTCTCGAGCTTAACGATATAACTTCGCACCTCGGTTCGATAAAATTCGAGGTCGAACTTTAACCTACCATATTTCAGTCTTGATTAGTCACACAAGAGGCGaacccggttttgaccgtatatagatagtccccttgtttctcGGAGAGAATATGAAAAGAAACGATATGAACTTTCGAATACCCTCTCGATGTGCCATGACGTAAGCGACAAACGAATaccgaaacgtcccgtcggtccaaTTACCAAGACATTAAATGCCTGTCAGTTGCTGGTCGGCCACCACGGGTTCTGAATCGTCATCAACAAGCTATAAATACCCTAACTTTCATTTATTCAAACTTTGCGTTCAAAGGTCTTCCTATTCTTGttcttcaaaaatccctttgCTCTCCAACTCTTACACCCAAATTTCTTGAACTTTTAGCAAACCGCTAAAAATACCTTCTTAATTTCCATTTCTTCTTTTCTACAATAGCGAAAACTTCTAAGACTATCCCGCAAAAAGAGGCCGCCTCTTCATGACGACCCGTCGGCGATGGGGCTGCGGCGAAACCACACCCTGAGGAGTTCGTTCCTACTGGGTGCCCGACCGTTGCCGATTTTAAGATTGAAAACATTTCCTCGATACCGGGTCGATGCGAGCCGGTCTCGAAGTACATATGTACGATCACCGATGATCTCCTCACCAAGGTTAAAGAAGATAGCAACTGGGCCAATAAACATGTGGTGGTGTCTTCGCTTGAGGAGTCAATCACTACCCACAtggagggttttttaagtgtgtgacaatgggaaacagtttatcggcagcaaagtgaccaagtttctcgaagatcataagatcaaaagaatcttatcgacaccttatcaccctagcgggaacgggcaagccgaatccaccaacaaaaccataatccaaaaccataagaagaggttaaccgacgccaaaggaaaatggaaggagatcctacccgaagtcctttgggcataccgcatGACtgcgaaatccagtaccggggctacGCCGTTTTTAttagtttatggcgccgaagcctTAATATCGGTTGAAGTTGGGGAACCAAGTATCAGATACCGATATGCAAAAAAGGAGTCAAATGAcaaggccatgaatacgagcttggaactattggatgaatgGCGTGAGGCCGCCCTTGTTCGATTGGCTgcccaaaaacaacggatcgagaggtactacaatcgaagggccaaccttcgatacTTTAATgctggggacttagtgctaaggaaagtcaccctaaaCACCCGAAATCAGaatgaagggaaattgggtccgaactgggaaggaccgtaccagatTCTCGAGTTCACTGGGaaagggtcctacaagctcggaaTGATGGACGGAGAACAACTACTGAGCAATTGGAATATATCTCACCTAAAAcggtattactgctaaggtacgaacccatttcatttctttttattttggacTAACACTTGTTGGCGATCAACAAAAAGCGGCACgaagtctttaggtctgaaagcacgcgttgtactcttttatCCTTAGACCtgtttgtcccaaatggatttttcggaaatgtttttaatgaggcaacaatggatcatgctaacttagaatcaagtcTGATTATGAATCGGTACCGAAGATtaattcaacaatatccgaggttcctctacaatcaacctcgaatactgggggtaTTACCCTCGGATATGCATTACCTTCGGATATCAACTTTAGCGAGGAAATTACTTCGTAAAggaagggtctcgataggtaggatttattgtaagggccaaactcaaacgaaccatgcccatatagattgctcgagccctagcataaaacatgtacgcatgtatgacTGTTTtgcacaagaataaagagaagtactttccttgcgatcatcttatgttttaaaaataatttcctcTTTACATCCCTTAAAGAGTTTCGTACTTTTGATCTCCTCAAAATAATGAGACCAAGGGAAATCCATAATCGGAATACGAACGACCactccctcactcggggactatcgtccgAAAAACTCGAACAACCCAAGTCACTGTGCCTCGAAGGTATAAGACCTATTAGGAAACTCTCCGATTTTtaaaggccacggccaccccactcggggactgctaTCTTGGGCAAGCCCGGATAGCTCGGGAAAACAAGTCCAATAGGAAGCTCccaaactaaaaggctacgaccgaattaatacggctcggagacgtctgaaACCCATAACAAAAGCTAGGCCTccggaaaaataaaaaattcaccaccggttctaaaggctaccttcAGTAAATTACAATCTCGGCTACCTACTTGGGGAAAGGGTTTCGATAACACCGAACCCCCAAGACACCTTAAAACAAAGTAAGGCAAAAACAAGGTTTGTTTGAACTTTCGGACATAGCCTAAATTATTTTATGTTAAGGCGTTCCGGCCCTTGTGAATACAAGTAAATAAGCAAAGGGAAAATTTGAAAGCCAAAAGGGAAAGAAAGCCTTGGATATATAATCTTTTTACAAAGGCCAGAATGGCTCGGTATAGGAATATACAATGGCCAAAACGGCCTCAAAAAGatgcaaaaagaaaataataaaaacatctaAAGACCTAAGTGGCCTGGCCCTCATCGGAGGCAGCGTCTTCATCCTCGGGGTCTCCCCCGCCTTCAGACTCAGATAAGCTCTCGGAGCCTTCCTCGGGAAAAACCAGCTTCCGGGCCCTGGCTTCTTCTaccttggcattctcgatttcCGCCAATATGTCAAAGCCCTGAGCATGGAATCCCTCGAGGGCTTCCCTTCGAGCTTCCCACCTTGTATGATCCACTATGCCCTTGACCTGTGCTTGGATAGCGTCGACGTCAACCTTGAACTAGGCCACTTTAGTATCGGCCTTGGTATTCGCCATGACCACCTCAGATTTGGCCGCCTCGAGCTCCGTGGCCAGGCTCTCTTGGCTAGAAGTAGCCGAGTTAAGCTCAGATtggagctcctcgatcctcttggcctaCACCGAGGTCTTCTCCTTTGCAGCCCAAAGCTGAGCCGCGACCGACTCCAGTTGTGCTTGGACAACTTTCTTTTTCAAGGCTAAGaggtccatatttttcttgaactccTCAACCTCAGCTTGCATCGTATCTACCTGTGCCTGGAGCTGCCCGATCTGTTCAAGCCTCTGTCGGACCTACAAGATCGGATGGTTAGCCACTACGTCTAATTCGTCTTCACTATCATGAAGTACTCAAATTACCTGCCCGGCCATCTCGATGTGTTCCCTCCAAGCCACTTCTAACTCGACCTGAAGCTTCTCACTCAGAAGCTTGTAGGTATCCCTCTTCTCGGTGAGCTCCCGAACCTCAACCTCGTGCTGGGTTAACTTCTCCCGGATTCGGAGGAAAGCCTCATGGTGCAATACCGAGGCCTGCAAGCGTAAAGAAGGGTATTAGGATTATTTACAACTTCAAGTTTAAAATAAGTAATGAAGTGAcactcgaagttacccgattcaaagcatgttgggcctcattgAATAAGCAGGGTGCTTCCACCGCATCCATCATGGCCTGGTCCTCTTCGGTTACCAAGCAACTGAGGTAGCTAGCAACCCCCACGAGGGCAGAGAAAAcctgggcatcctccgggacggaGAAAGTTATTGACCGCCTGCGGTCAGGGTCAACACTTGTGGCCGGGAATCAATCCACCAGCTTTCGGCTCGATAAAGTCCCACTGGCACCTGATGATGGTACCTTCCTTAACATCGACAAGTCACTTAGCCTGGTGACATCTTCTGAGGTAGTGGACTCTAGCCCATCCAAGAAGTGGTGGATATCAGTCACCCCTGAGTCCCCTCGTAGGAACGACTTTCTAACATACCGATCTCGCGAATCATGGCGTCTGAAATCTGAGGGGACCCGGTAAGGTTGATCACCCCAAGCTCGTCTCTCGGTCCACCTTCCTCTGCTAGAGAATTGTCGGCCCCGGTCTCTCTCTCGACCCCCCTAGCTTGGGGCGGAGTGGACTCACCCACTTCTGGTTTAGGATCTTCGGCTAAAACTCCCTCATCGACCTCCTTATATCGAGACAGGACAATTTCAGCACCCACCATTTCGGAGGGCCCTTGTATCACGACACCTGCCCGCACGCGGGCCACCAGCTtggatttttcttcttcttcttcttcttcttcttcttcttcttcttcttcaaactcATCCCTTAATCGACGGATTGAGTCTGAGGATAGAGCATCGATGCTTCCCTTGGGCTTGCGCgacctcttcttcggttttttcttttccgagttcggggaactcggagcccttcttctcttcttttcatcACCCTACCTCGGAGCAGGGGACTCAAGAGGCACATCCTCATTATCGGATGGAGGCCTCATAGCAACATCCTTGGGGAGACCTACAAGAGAAAATAGATAAGAATTCGACAGCGAAAGGAGGAAATCAAACATTATTACATCAGGAAAGAAAACTtaccatgattacgggcctcccatcgaccatTCGATAATTCCATCCAAGCACACTCGGAATATGGTCTCTGTGACACAAGGCCCTCGATCCATTCCTTGAGTTGAGGAACTAAGTCCGGCATTTGGACCATAGCTGCAACACCAAAAACATCGATAAGAAAGGATATAAGAGGGAAAACAACAAGATTAAATCTTCAAGGCAAAGtactacttacgcttcatgttctatttctcgggaaatggcatgtcCTCGGCAGGGATCAGGTCTAAAGTCTTTATTCGAAAATATCGACCCATCCAACCTTGGTCTCGAgcctcatctatactcgagaacgggGCCCTACTGGCCCGGCGACCAAGCTTGATCAGcccccctcgatagagtcggggactgtggAGGCGCATAAGATGATTGAGGGTGAagggacacccctcgattttgtttaCGAAGAATCGAAGGAGAATCACTATTTTCCAGAAGGAAGGGTGAATCTGGCCAAGAGTCACATCGTACCTCTTGCAGAAAGCAATGATGAAtgggtctaagggacccaacgtgaaggggtaagtgtaaacacttagaaaaccCTCAACGTGGGTATTGATCGACTCCTCGGGCGAAGGCACCATCACATGCTTGTTGGCCCAGTTGTAATCCTCTTTAACCTTGGTGAGGAGATCATCGGTGATTGTACATATGTACCTTGAGACCAGCTCGCATCGACCTGG
Protein-coding sequences here:
- the LOC104106061 gene encoding photosynthetic NDH subunit of lumenal location 1, chloroplastic isoform X1, whose protein sequence is MAATSLSLSLPWAAITNRVSAEANTLNRHANIIACSASENTFSHQERSGMRRPFLWGVGALLLPTSPLLAQGKPENYEIFVDKQDGYSYYYPSDWREFDFRGHDSAFKDRYLQLQNVRLSFIPTDKSDIRDLGPIEEVVANLVKHVYSAPNQVANIMEMRERSTDGKHYCTFEYVLTSPNFSRAAFATIAIGNGRYYTLIVGANERRWRKFRNKLKLVADSFQVLDI
- the LOC104106061 gene encoding photosynthetic NDH subunit of lumenal location 1, chloroplastic isoform X2 — translated: MAATSLSLSLPWAAITNRVSAEANTLNRHANIIACSASENTFSHQERSGMRRPFLWGVGALLLPTSPLLAQENYEIFVDKQDGYSYYYPSDWREFDFRGHDSAFKDRYLQLQNVRLSFIPTDKSDIRDLGPIEEVVANLVKHVYSAPNQVANIMEMRERSTDGKHYCTFEYVLTSPNFSRAAFATIAIGNGRYYTLIVGANERRWRKFRNKLKLVADSFQVLDI